ACTGAAAGGAGATAAGCCGGTTAACACCCTTAACCACTCGGAGCCCCAGAAGGAAGTAGAACGTACGTCCCCTCGGCAAGGGGCGGGCGGGAAGGAATAAGAAGTATCGAAAGCTGGAGTATTGAATGAAAGCTTTTTTTTCAAGCCTTTACTTGAAAGGAAATTTTTCTTACCCTGGATTCAAGCCAGTAAGCAGGGTCAAAGGATGGGGAAGGGGAGTTTGAAACACTTTACATCTGTCTCTTTCCAAGCTGCTCTTTCATAAGCTGTGATGGCTCTTTTTTGATCAATTTGAAATTATCTCATGGATTCCTATTGAGATAGGGGACTTGTATTTATCATTCACAAATTCATCTTTGTTTATGCTACTCACTCTCAGTTTGGTCCTACTTTTGTTTCATTTTGTTACAAAAAAGGGAGGAGGAAAGTTAGTCCCAAATGCTTGGCAATCCTTGGTAGAGCTTCTTTATGATTTCGTGCTGAACCTGGTAAACGAACAAATAGGTGGTCTTTCCGGAAATGTGAAACAAAAGTATTTCCCTTGCATCTCGGTTACTTTGACTTTTTCGTTATTTCGTAATCTCCAGGGTATGATACCTTATAGCTTCACAGTTACAAGTCATTTTCTCATTACTTTTGGTCTCTCATTTTCTCTTTTTATTGGCATTACTATAGTGGGATTTCAAAGAAATGGGCTTCATTTTTTAAGCTTCTCATTACCCGCAGGAGTCCCACTGCCGTTAGCACCTTTTTTAGTACTCCTTGAGCTAATTTCTTATTGTTTTCGCGCATTAAGCTTAGGAATACGTTTATTTGCTAATATGATGGCCGGTCATAGTTTAGTAAAGATTTTAAGTGGGTTCACTTGGACTATGCTATGTATGAATGATCTTTTCTATTTCATAGGGGATCTTGGTCCTTTATTTATAGTTCTTGCATTAACCGGTCTTGAATTAGGTGTAGCTATATCACAAGCTCATGTTTCTACGATCTCAATCTGTATTTACTTGAATGATGTTACAAATCTCCATCAAAGtgcttatttatttataattgaaCAAAAGCGAGGAACGAAGTTTACCAAGTTTACGAGGACCGGATCGTAAAgagaaaaaaatcaatttttgaatGAGAGGATACTTTTTTAAACCTTCATGCTTTTCTGGAGACAGAGATCTTACTGCTACCTCCGAGTCTGACAGTCTAGTCTTCTAGGAATAAAAACATTTTGATCTCTGATTCTTCGTGCGTGATTTATCCTATTCCTATTTAGCTTTCTTTTAGTTGCCGTCCTTGGAACACTCCTTATGTGAGTTCGCGGCCCTATATCTAATTCCAATTCTTTTTCCCTGCTTTCGGTACAACTCAACTTGCTGCAAAGCCATTCTTTCTCGTCCAAACACTCCAGATCTGCACTTCCCTTTACTCCATAGGGCCGAAGCTTTACTAATACTAAGAAGGGCTTTTTTTATAGAGAGAGTAAGGGGCGATCCATATTGCTTGCCACAGCTCTATTCCCGACTCGAAATCCATAAAGGACTTTAAGAGAGGATGAATATTCCCGTTCTATAGGTAGCACTGCCCCCTATTATAGAAGGGGGAGGGCCTACTTACGTACTTCTGATCTGCTAGCACTGTGAATTACCTTATACCTACGCAGCAGGAAGGATATGGAGCACCTACTTCTACTGGTCGTCTGCACTCTCGAGGTCGTCCTTCTCTAAGTACAAAAAGGACATTACGGGATATCTCCAAAATTCGATGTATTTCTTCAAGTGTAGGACACATCTCATGTTTGCCGAATCTAAAAACTATCGCCTTTGCCTCAGACAGAAGAAAAAGGGATTGAACAGGACAGGAAACCCAGAAAGGGAGATCCATTGTTGACAGAAATCGTGTACTGATTGCCGATATGCAAATGCGGTATATAATAAAAGGTACAATATTGATTGGGGGAGACCTCTTTCTCTGTATCATACTCCATGCTAACTCATTCAGTTAGGAAAATTGCTGAGCGGAAAGATCTAATACAAGGACTATCTATTCTTAACAAAGCATTTGATCCGAATGGGCAATCTCATTAAAATCCCTGAAGCCAAGGAGCGGATTGAGCATCAGCAGTACTGCTCATCTCCCCCACAGACGAAGGCGAGAGTCCGGGTGGGTTGGGGCTCCCCGGTCAACGATTAATCCGGGTGCAAGCGAACGACTGCATTCACAGCCTGACTAAACGCTGCAGGGAGGGCTGTTATCAGAGCTTCCTGGAGCTCTCTTCCCAATAAGAATACGTCCCAGACACTGAGTTTAGCAGGTATCCCCTGGAGTTGTTTGAGGACCTTTTGGGTAACCAACAGGATTTCTTGTACTGTGCTTTGTAGTAGGCGCCCTTCCTTTAACAAACAAGATTAGCTCTTTCTTTGAATAGAAAGATAAAGCCCTTTTTTCCTGTGCTTGAGAAGCGGCTAGAGAAAAATCGATTGAGTACCAGTACTGCCTTGCCCAAAGCTACCAAAGAAAGTGGAACCCTTGAAAGAGAGACGTAGGCTCAAAAGCAAGAGAAAGAAGGTTTCGTTTACCACTGGAACTGGAGTAGCGGAACTAGCACGACGAACAATGCTCGGAACTCTGTCAAGTGAGCCCCTCTCATTCTCTAGTTGCATTCTTAGCTCAATACCCTTTTACCGCCTTCTCACGCTAATTCAAGCCCAGCCCTTACAGAACAACTACAGCGAGAGCCTTTCCTTCCCCTATACGGAACGGAAGGATACTCTATTTGGTCAAAGTCACTTTCCAGAAGAGGCAAGGAGTAGTAAGAGGAAGAAAGAAGAGACAACATCCCTTCCAGTTCCCTTTACTAGTAAGGGGAGCCATCACCAGGGCCGATGATCCAACCCCATACCGAGATGCCCTTATAATGATGGGCGTGATCCATAGCCGATGTTGGCTAGAAGCAGTATCAGTTGAAGCTATGGAGCACTCCTTCAAGTCAAGTTTCAGATCGATATGGAGTTCCATATCCTGTTAGAGATATTCCAGATGTAGAGACAGATCCAAAGCCATTTGATCGAGATCGAGTAGCAGATCCATTTAGAGATCGGAACCCCGTTCCGGGTACACCCATTTTATTTTAGTAGTAACTGCCCCTAAGCCGGTAGGTCTCGTTCAAAAGCCACTTTAGTTGATGTGTCCCGATCAATGTGCTGGGTGATGGGCAATGCAATGCGTTCATGTGGTTCCGTGAGCCGCTGGTTTATCAACTGAGCTCAAACAAGCAAGGTCTTGATCTGAGAAAGGAGCTCGATCGTCGAACTGTCAGCTGTCTATTATTCGTATATTAGGGAAGGGTTTCTCTCTTTGacatttcctttcttttttgaAAGGAGCAGGACAGGATCGGACCAACCCAATCTTCTATTCAAAAAGAAGGGTAAACCCACTCTATCTATTTATCTATTGCGGGAAAGCACTCACCTAAAGAGGGTGGGACATAGAGTGATGTTCTATTCTTACTATTCCTACTGTATGACGGATTGGATTTCTTCCAATATTAGGAGTACTCACTGTAATACCGGGCATATCAGTAATAGGACTTCAATAGGATAGGGTAAAAGTCTTTTTTTCCAGTAACCAAAGCTGCTTCTTTGTCTTAATCTAAGACTCGGTCTTGATGGACGGAGGATGCTAGGTTAGCCGAAAGATGGTTATCGGTTTAAGGTGCCCCTTAGAATAGAGTGAAATAATTACTACTGAACTAGTAAGAAGGGATTAAATATCTTCGGCAGACCTCTTACAAGATGTGGTACATATAGCTCAAAGTAGCTGATTTTCCGTAATGTCTGTGCTTGAACGATGAAATTCctatttgaaaagtatattcCACTGCATCCTAAGAAATGATTGATAGGACCGGAAAGCCCAAACTTCCCTGCTAAtgtagggtttttttttttggggggggggggggtaaTGGCAAACTTTTTGTCTAAATAAGTTCTCTTCCGATAGTTCTGACCCGCAAAGTGAGTTCCGAAAACTGGCAACCTATGACCAAAAAGCTTCAAATTAGGCACAGTAGCTGATAGAGTAGAAGGTGAGATTCTATATTCTATAGCCTATGCGCCAGCTTCTGATGAGATAGAAGTAGGATCCCGGTGCGTCTTCCTTCGGTCGGCCTGTCTGTCATCAAAGGATGTTAGCAAAATCAGAAGAACTAGAGGCTCGAAGGCTCGGGTTGGTCAAGCAAACTGATTCATTTAATTCTTCGCCTAGTCTTAGCACCCGCACAGTAGAGGGGAAGAAGCATTCCCTTTCCGACAAAAAACTAAGCGTCTTGCCGCTGGGTAAAGGCAATAGGAGAAGTGAACCCGACCACTTCACGCTGAGGTTCATAAAGGTAAATCC
The sequence above is a segment of the Primulina tabacum isolate GXHZ01 chromosome 6, ASM2559414v2, whole genome shotgun sequence genome. Coding sequences within it:
- the LOC142550197 gene encoding ATP synthase subunit a, with translation FDQFEIISWIPIEIGDLYLSFTNSSLFMLLTLSLVLLLFHFVTKKGGGKLVPNAWQSLVELLYDFVLNLVNEQIGGLSGNVKQKYFPCISVTLTFSLFRNLQGMIPYSFTVTSHFLITFGLSFSLFIGITIVGFQRNGLHFLSFSLPAGVPLPLAPFLVLLELISYCFRALSLGIRLFANMMAGHSLVKILSGFTWTMLCMNDLFYFIGDLGPLFIVLALTGLELGVAISQAHVSTISICIYLNDVTNLHQSAYLFIIEQKRGTKFTKFTRTGS